A genomic window from Cyprinus carpio isolate SPL01 chromosome A2, ASM1834038v1, whole genome shotgun sequence includes:
- the LOC109100619 gene encoding chemokine XC receptor 1-like: MMHGETLHEVSNISYDYDYTYDYPLVTLEEENFSFRIINAICYSLIICISLPGNSFLLWVVLKKVGLSSSADFLLLHLTVSDLIFTFTLVPWTVNHIWGWIFGNLACKLFTWGIFLGLYSYMMFLTVMTVHRYVAVVYPVFASSVGNRSRLYTHISSAVAWLISVGFSLPEMIFSETMDGPDGVFCIPNYNSMFMELFGYFSQIILFFLLPFLVIVFCHTRMGFAILQSRIRSRNHAICIILSIAVGFFICWAPYNIFLFLLSLRSLDVFTLRESVWEIIYCFTHILAYSHCCLNPLVHIFGGKKFRNNLPWSRGFHRLSQRFSTQTFSNLSSFSGQFHL, encoded by the coding sequence ATGATGCATGGAGAGACTTTGCACGAGGTCTCCAATATCAGCTATGATTATGACTACACATATGATTATCCTTTGGTTACATTAGAGGAGGAGAATTTTTCGTTTAGGATAATCAACGCCATTTGCTACAGTCTTATCATCTGCATCAGTCTACCCGGAAACAGCTTTTTGCTTTGGGTGGTCTTGAAGAAAGTGGGTTTGAGCAGCTCTGCTGACTTCTTGCTCCTCCATCTGACAGTGTCCGACCTCATCTTCACCTTCACGCTGGTTCCCTGGACcgttaatcacatttggggatggATTTTTGGAAATCTGGCCTGCAAGCTGTTCACCTGGGGCATCTTTTTGGGCCTGTACAGCTACATGATGTTCCTCACAGTCATGACAGTCCATCGATATGTGGCGGTGGTGTATCCTGTGTTCGCTTCATCTGTAGGGAATCGTAGCAGACTTTACACACACATCTCGTCTGCTGTGGCGTGGTTGATCTCTGTAGGCTTCAGTCTGCCTGAAATGATCTTCTCTGAAACTATGGATGGTCCTGATGGTGTATTTTGCATTCCCAACTATAACTCAATGTTTATGGAGTTGTTTGGATACTTCTCTCAGATAATTCTCTTTTTCCTGTTGCCATTCCTGGTTATAGTGTTCTGCCACACACGGATGGGATTTGCTATCCTTCAGAGTCGCATCCGAAGCAGAAATCACGCCATATGCATCATCTTAAGCATCGCCGTGGGATTCTTCATCTGCTGGGCACCGTATAACATCTTCCTCTTCCTTTTGTCCTTGaggtctttagatgtttttacattgAGGGAAAGTGTTTGGGAGATCATCTACTGCTTCACTCACATTCTAGCATATTCCCACTGCTGTCTGAATCCACTCGTCCACATCTTCGGAGGGAAGAAGTTCAGGAATAACCTGCCATGGAGCAGAGGTTTCCATCGGCTCTCGCAGAGGTTCAGCACGCAAACATTCAGCAATCTGAGCAGCTTCTCGGGCCAGTTTCATCTCTGA
- the LOC109100620 gene encoding neurogenic differentiation factor 6-B, whose amino-acid sequence MLTVPFEDPDMMHESQFGATFTRQEDARTLSSAELKETEDDNTDREEEEREEDENGLPKKKGPRKKKFSEGRGERVKMRRQEANARERSRMHGLNDALESLRKVVPCYSKTQKLSKIETLRLAKNYIWALSETLSAGKRPDLLAFVQTLCKGLSQPTTNLVAGCLQLNGRNFLTDPNGDVSFSGRPQYDSLYPYPNAEMATPTGLSSGTRDGVKPFRPYNYYASYESYYDSASPERSSPHFDGQMSPPTNYNGIFSLKKHEDQVEYSKNCHYGMRYCNVPGRGTMYRVSPDSHFPYDLHPRSQSFQSQDELNTGFHN is encoded by the coding sequence ATGCTAACCGTACCATTTGAAGACCCAGACATGATGCACGAGTCTCAGTTTGGTGCCACATTCACCCGTCAAGAAGACGCCCGGACACTCAGTAGCGCCGAGCTCAAGGAGACAGAGGACGACAACACGGAcagggaagaggaggagagagaggaggacgAGAACGGTCTCCCGAAGAAGAAAGGTCCGCGTAAAAAGAAATTCTCCGAAGGACGCGGCGAGCGTGTCAAAATGCGCCGGCAAGAAGCGAACGCGCGCGAGCGCAGCCGCATGCACGGCCTCAACGACGCGCTCGAGAGCCTGCGCAAAGTCGTGCCGTGCTACTCCAAAACGCAAAAACTCTCCAAGATCGAGACGTTGAGGCTGGCCAAGAATTACATATGGGCTCTATCTGAGACTCTGAGTGCGGGAAAAAGACCCGACCTGCTGGCGTTCGTGCAGACCCTGTGTAAAGGCTTGTCACAGCCCACCACTAACTTGGTTGCGGGTTGCCTGCAGCTCAACGGCAGAAATTTCCTTACAGATCCCAACGGGGACGTGTCGTTCTCTGGCAGGCCTCAGTACGATTCTCTGTACCCGTATCCGAACGCTGAGATGGCCACGCCCACCGGCCTCAGCTCTGGGACCCGGGACGGCGTCAAGCCGTTCCGGCCGTACAACTATTACGCGTCCTATGAGTCCTACTACGACAGCGCCTCTCCAGAGAGAAGCAGCCCTCATTTTGACGGCCAAATGAGTCCCCCAACTAATTATAACGGGATTTTCTCGCTTAAAAAACACGAGGACCAAGTCGAGTACAGTAAGAACTGCCATTATGGGATGAGATACTGTAACGTTCCCGGCCGGGGCACCATGTACCGCGTTTCCCCAGACAGCCATTTTCCTTATGACTTACATCCCCGCAGCCAATCGTTCCAGAGCCAGGACGAATTAAATACGGGTTTCCATAATTAA